A stretch of Metabacillus sp. FJAT-52054 DNA encodes these proteins:
- the hisC gene encoding histidinol-phosphate transaminase, giving the protein MEVKSQLLDLKPYQPGKPIDEVKREYGLNHIVKLASNENPYGYSPKAKEAIERELSQLALYPDGYSTELREKLSALLRVDKNQLIFGNGSDEIVQIICRSLLDHQSNTVMATPTFPQYRHNAVIENAEIREVPLKGGEHDLDAMLAAIDEYTKVVWVCSPNNPTGNYVDQSRLESFLEKVPASVLVVLDEAYYEYVTAEDFPNSLPLLNTYENVMILRTFSKAYGLAALRIGYGIGCKSLVQKIEPAREPFNTSRIAQAAALAALDDQEFIESCRIRNKAGLQQYYAFCEEMKLAYYPSEGNFILIDFSRDANSLFQQLLERGYIVRSGAALGFPTSLRITVGSEEQNREIIDLLKTML; this is encoded by the coding sequence ATGGAAGTAAAAAGCCAGCTGCTTGATTTAAAACCTTATCAGCCGGGCAAACCAATTGATGAGGTTAAGAGAGAATACGGTCTTAATCATATTGTGAAATTGGCCTCTAATGAGAATCCATATGGGTATTCCCCTAAAGCAAAGGAAGCCATTGAAAGGGAACTGAGCCAGCTTGCTCTTTATCCGGATGGATACAGTACGGAGCTCCGCGAGAAACTTTCGGCACTTCTTCGAGTGGATAAAAATCAGCTTATTTTTGGCAATGGGTCAGATGAAATTGTGCAAATCATTTGCAGATCCCTGCTCGATCATCAGTCCAATACGGTCATGGCTACACCAACCTTTCCTCAGTACCGGCATAATGCAGTCATAGAAAATGCTGAAATCAGAGAGGTGCCTCTTAAAGGGGGAGAACACGACCTTGATGCGATGCTTGCTGCCATTGATGAATACACGAAGGTTGTCTGGGTATGCAGCCCGAATAACCCGACAGGAAACTATGTGGATCAGAGCCGCTTAGAGTCATTCCTTGAAAAAGTGCCAGCCTCTGTGCTCGTTGTTCTTGACGAAGCGTATTATGAATACGTAACGGCAGAGGATTTTCCGAATTCGCTTCCCTTACTGAACACGTACGAAAATGTCATGATTCTCCGGACGTTTTCAAAAGCCTACGGACTTGCTGCACTAAGGATCGGATATGGAATTGGCTGCAAAAGCCTGGTTCAGAAAATTGAGCCGGCAAGGGAGCCCTTTAATACAAGCAGAATTGCACAGGCTGCAGCACTTGCAGCACTGGATGACCAGGAATTCATCGAGAGCTGCCGGATCCGAAATAAAGCCGGTTTGCAGCAGTATTATGCTTTCTGCGAAGAAATGAAGCTTGCCTACTATCCTTCTGAAGGAAATTTCATCCTGATTGATTTCAGCCGTGATGCGAATAGCTTGTTTCAGCAGCTGCTTGAGCGCGGATATATTGTCAGATCAGGTGCCGCTTTAGGGTTTCCAACCTCATTGAGAATTACCGTGGGGTCTGAGGAACAAAACCGTGAAATTATAGATTTATTAAAAACGATGCTCTAA
- the trpA gene encoding tryptophan synthase subunit alpha, translating to MNYFQSLLDQNKKLFIPFITAGDPDAEATVDLALALQKAGASAIELGIPYSDPLADGPVIQRASGRALKQGMNIVKAMELVPQMRENGVEIPVILFTYYNPVLQLGEENFFALMRENNVDGLLIPDLPFEENERIRTRCKAENLYFISMVAPTSSSRLKKIAQASDGFLYCVSSLGVTGERKTFDQNVFQFINEVKAVSPIPVAVGFGISSGEQARKMNEVGDGVVVGSSIIRKLEELHDQLLSEADRNEALQKVEAFARSFVQSV from the coding sequence ATGAATTACTTTCAGTCTCTTCTGGATCAAAATAAAAAACTATTCATTCCTTTTATAACAGCAGGCGACCCTGATGCAGAAGCCACTGTTGACCTCGCCCTGGCTCTTCAAAAAGCAGGAGCATCAGCAATTGAGCTTGGCATTCCTTACTCTGATCCGCTTGCAGACGGGCCTGTTATACAGCGTGCTTCAGGAAGAGCGCTAAAACAGGGAATGAATATTGTAAAAGCAATGGAACTTGTACCTCAAATGAGGGAAAATGGAGTAGAGATTCCTGTCATTCTGTTCACTTATTACAATCCTGTGTTACAATTGGGGGAAGAAAACTTTTTCGCTTTAATGCGCGAAAATAATGTGGATGGTCTGCTCATTCCGGATTTGCCGTTTGAAGAAAATGAGCGGATCCGCACCCGCTGCAAAGCTGAAAATCTTTATTTTATCTCAATGGTAGCCCCGACATCTTCTTCCCGGTTGAAGAAAATTGCACAGGCATCGGACGGATTCCTTTACTGTGTTTCTTCTTTAGGGGTAACCGGCGAGCGGAAAACGTTTGATCAAAACGTGTTTCAATTTATTAATGAGGTAAAAGCTGTCTCGCCGATTCCAGTTGCAGTGGGATTTGGGATTTCCTCAGGTGAGCAGGCCAGAAAAATGAATGAAGTCGGTGACGGCGTTGTTGTGGGAAGCTCTATCATTCGCAAGCTCGAAGAACTTCACGATCAGCTGCTGTCTGAAGCTGACCGCAATGAAGCCCTTCAAAAGGTAGAAGCCTTCGCCAGATCATTCGTTCAATCTGTCTAG
- a CDS encoding phosphoribosylanthranilate isomerase codes for MKRPLLKYCGNKSKEDYRLSSQSKADFIGFIFTESKRRTEPSEVKEWIDEFGKNGKKHVGVFVNPALEEVEEACRILNLDAVQFHGEESLPLLEEFKQRNSQEIWKAIRHDESALTKMAQYGPCTDVFLIDSHVKGSWGGTGVAFDWSLAGRYLEQAEQMGKPCFIAGGVAPDNVQDLLRTEPAGIDLASGIERNGSKDAELLKNFEKRVFDYVSGH; via the coding sequence ATGAAGCGTCCGCTCCTTAAGTATTGCGGCAACAAAAGCAAGGAAGATTACAGACTGTCAAGCCAGTCAAAAGCGGATTTCATTGGATTTATTTTCACCGAAAGCAAACGGAGAACCGAACCTTCTGAAGTAAAAGAATGGATAGACGAGTTTGGGAAAAACGGTAAGAAGCATGTTGGAGTTTTTGTGAACCCAGCGCTTGAAGAGGTTGAGGAAGCATGCCGAATCTTGAATTTAGATGCTGTTCAATTTCATGGAGAAGAATCCCTTCCTTTACTGGAAGAGTTTAAACAAAGGAACAGCCAGGAAATATGGAAAGCGATCAGGCATGATGAGTCTGCATTGACAAAGATGGCTCAATATGGACCCTGTACAGATGTATTTTTAATTGACAGCCATGTAAAGGGCTCATGGGGCGGAACGGGAGTGGCCTTTGACTGGTCATTAGCCGGGAGGTATTTAGAGCAAGCAGAGCAAATGGGCAAACCGTGTTTCATTGCTGGGGGTGTTGCCCCTGATAATGTTCAAGACCTTTTAAGGACGGAACCGGCAGGAATTGACCTTGCAAGCGGAATTGAGCGGAATGGAAGCAAAGATGCAGAACTGCTGAAAAATTTTGAGAAGAGGGTGTTTGATTATGTATCCGGACATTAA
- a CDS encoding ReoY family proteolytic degradation factor yields the protein MMTPVSVHEKKDFIRWFLNHYQLKRRECVWILNYLMSHDSLMERVHFVEQAQYCPRGIIMSTHCVEEVPFRFYKENVMTTDAEKSFHDIRLNREEELYIQINFRSAYQSPQYAAVMEGNPFMPKHLNGNEKDRIIAERVLESAIQTYQKDKLLQMIDDALDRHDEHAFKDLTSRLNALK from the coding sequence ATGATGACCCCTGTTTCTGTCCACGAGAAGAAGGATTTTATCAGATGGTTTTTAAACCATTACCAGCTAAAACGGAGAGAATGTGTATGGATTCTGAATTACCTGATGAGCCATGATTCCCTGATGGAAAGAGTCCATTTTGTAGAACAGGCCCAATATTGTCCCCGAGGAATCATCATGTCTACTCATTGTGTGGAAGAAGTTCCATTCCGTTTCTACAAAGAAAATGTCATGACGACAGATGCTGAAAAATCGTTTCATGATATTCGGCTGAATCGGGAGGAAGAGCTCTATATTCAAATTAACTTCAGATCAGCCTATCAATCCCCTCAATACGCGGCTGTAATGGAAGGGAATCCTTTCATGCCCAAGCACCTTAACGGCAATGAGAAAGATCGCATCATTGCTGAACGGGTACTTGAGAGCGCAATCCAAACTTACCAAAAGGATAAACTCCTGCAAATGATTGACGATGCGCTGGACCGGCATGACGAGCATGCTTTCAAGGATTTGACGAGCAGGCTGAATGCACTAAAATAA
- a CDS encoding tetratricopeptide repeat protein — MAISLEEAINLVEQGEAEEGLNNLSKLQTTLHDEEKFLLADKYYEWGLPDKALDLLADLHLLYPQETDISLLMAEAYIDMEQEDEAISILDQVSKDDPAYPQALLLQADLYQLQGLQEVSESKLKEAKKLLPDEPLIDFALGEFYYHSGDDKTSISYYEKAALSAEVFAGVNINQRLADALSGSGEFEAAMPYYEKTINEKIEPHSVFGYGLAALRAGQTKTAIQQLENLKELDPGFSSLYLPLARAYEEEGMLQESQETALEGIKEDEFNKDLYLFAGKISLKNQQPDKAVQLLREAAAIDPGHAEAVLTLANIYLHQEQFQAIIDLLTEVMKFEEEDPQYFWLLGKSYNETENFSQALDYYDRAYKFFKDQTDFLEEYARFLLEEGNRQKAMELFRKILSLDPANVEIEALLMHLEDELKQ; from the coding sequence ATGGCAATCTCTTTAGAAGAAGCAATTAACCTGGTAGAACAAGGAGAAGCTGAGGAAGGATTGAATAATCTTTCCAAGCTTCAGACTACCCTGCATGATGAAGAAAAGTTTCTTCTTGCGGACAAGTATTATGAATGGGGACTTCCGGACAAAGCTTTGGATTTGCTGGCAGATCTACATCTTTTATATCCTCAGGAAACGGATATTTCCCTTTTGATGGCAGAAGCCTACATTGATATGGAACAGGAAGATGAAGCCATCTCCATTCTCGATCAAGTATCAAAGGATGATCCAGCCTATCCGCAGGCATTGCTCCTCCAAGCCGATTTATATCAGCTACAGGGACTGCAGGAGGTTAGTGAAAGTAAACTGAAAGAAGCTAAGAAGCTTCTTCCTGATGAACCCCTGATTGATTTTGCTCTAGGAGAATTTTATTATCATAGCGGAGACGATAAAACCTCGATTTCATATTATGAAAAAGCAGCACTCTCAGCTGAAGTTTTTGCAGGAGTCAATATTAACCAAAGATTAGCCGATGCTTTGAGCGGATCAGGTGAATTTGAGGCCGCAATGCCGTATTATGAAAAAACAATCAATGAAAAGATAGAGCCTCACTCTGTCTTCGGCTACGGGCTGGCTGCACTGAGGGCAGGCCAGACAAAAACCGCAATTCAGCAGCTTGAGAATTTAAAAGAGCTGGATCCAGGCTTCTCTTCTCTTTATCTGCCGCTCGCAAGGGCTTATGAAGAAGAGGGGATGCTGCAGGAAAGCCAGGAAACGGCTCTGGAAGGCATTAAAGAAGATGAGTTTAATAAAGACCTCTATTTATTCGCCGGGAAGATTTCTTTAAAAAATCAGCAGCCGGATAAGGCAGTCCAATTGCTTCGTGAAGCAGCGGCCATTGATCCAGGCCACGCAGAAGCGGTTCTTACTCTGGCCAATATTTATCTTCATCAGGAACAATTTCAGGCAATCATTGATTTGCTTACAGAAGTGATGAAATTTGAAGAAGAAGATCCGCAGTATTTTTGGCTTCTTGGCAAAAGCTACAATGAAACCGAAAATTTTTCACAGGCATTAGACTATTATGATCGCGCATATAAATTTTTTAAAGACCAGACCGATTTCCTTGAAGAATACGCCCGTTTCCTATTGGAAGAGGGAAATCGCCAAAAAGCGATGGAATTATTCAGAAAGATTTTATCTCTTGACCCTGCGAATGTCGAAATTGAAGCCTTATTGATGCATTTGGAAGACGAATTAAAACAGTAG
- the trpB gene encoding tryptophan synthase subunit beta — MIMYPDIKGRYGDFGGKFVPETLMEPLEELENAYREAAADPAFKEEYVHLLKEYSGRPTALTFAENLTKSIGGASIYLKREDLNHTGAHKINNAIGQALLAKRMGKNQLIAETGAGQHGVAAATVAAKFGMKCKVFMGAEDVERQQLNVFRMELLGAEVVPVHSGNKTLKDATNEAIRYWVQHCEDHFYMIGSVVGPHPYPMIVRDFQKVIGEESKKQFAERTGGLPDKVIACVGGGSNAIGMFHPFLHDDVELIGVEAAGKGIDTPLHAATITKGTSGVIHGSLTYLIQDEFGQIIEPYSISAGLDYPGVGPEHAHLADTGRVQYISATDQEALDALHRTAKEEGLLAAIESAHALAKAFIIAETMSPEQSILVCLSGRGDKDVHTLMKALKGEVDQDELLSVSSGSK, encoded by the coding sequence TTGATTATGTATCCGGACATTAAAGGAAGATATGGAGATTTTGGAGGGAAATTTGTTCCTGAGACGTTAATGGAACCGCTTGAAGAGCTGGAAAATGCCTACCGTGAAGCAGCTGCGGACCCCGCATTTAAGGAAGAATATGTGCATCTTCTTAAGGAATACTCAGGAAGACCCACAGCGCTGACATTCGCTGAAAATCTCACGAAATCAATAGGCGGAGCGTCCATCTATTTAAAACGTGAGGATTTGAATCATACAGGAGCACACAAAATTAATAATGCAATCGGACAGGCGCTGCTCGCGAAAAGGATGGGCAAGAATCAGCTAATCGCAGAAACTGGTGCAGGCCAGCATGGAGTGGCTGCCGCTACGGTCGCAGCAAAGTTTGGTATGAAATGCAAAGTGTTTATGGGTGCTGAAGATGTTGAAAGGCAGCAGCTGAATGTCTTCAGAATGGAGTTGCTCGGAGCCGAAGTTGTGCCTGTTCACTCGGGGAATAAGACCTTGAAAGATGCAACAAATGAAGCAATCAGATACTGGGTGCAGCACTGCGAAGATCATTTTTATATGATTGGCTCTGTAGTTGGTCCCCACCCATATCCTATGATTGTAAGAGATTTTCAGAAAGTGATTGGAGAGGAATCCAAAAAGCAATTTGCAGAAAGAACGGGCGGGCTGCCAGATAAAGTGATTGCTTGTGTAGGAGGGGGAAGCAATGCAATCGGCATGTTTCATCCTTTCCTGCATGATGATGTCGAACTTATTGGGGTGGAAGCCGCAGGTAAGGGAATCGATACACCGCTTCATGCAGCGACCATTACAAAAGGAACGAGTGGTGTAATCCATGGCTCCTTAACCTATCTGATTCAGGATGAATTTGGACAAATCATTGAACCGTATTCCATTTCAGCAGGACTTGATTATCCGGGCGTCGGTCCTGAACATGCCCATTTAGCTGACACAGGAAGAGTTCAATATATTTCCGCTACAGATCAGGAGGCTCTTGATGCACTCCACAGGACCGCTAAAGAGGAAGGGCTGCTTGCAGCCATTGAATCGGCGCATGCGCTGGCGAAGGCGTTTATAATCGCTGAGACGATGTCACCGGAACAATCCATTCTCGTATGCTTGTCCGGACGCGGAGATAAAGATGTTCATACCCTTATGAAAGCATTGAAAGGAGAAGTGGATCAAGATGAATTACTTTCAGTCTCTTCTGGATCAAAATAA
- the trpC gene encoding indole-3-glycerol phosphate synthase TrpC: MLSQILDHKKTEILAYQKPEDQKLPKRPFYQALKNPKRTIGLISEVKKASPSKGIIKDLFSPEIHAKQYELGGADCLSVLTDSKFFKGENSYLSLAKRETSLPVLRKDFIVDHIQIEESDLIGADAILLIGEALDPSLLAELYHHAKERGMDALVEVHSVQILERILKEISPELIGVNNRDLTTFQTDIRRAGEFTGYIPDGSLLVSESGIHTKADLDAVKEFGAHAVLVGESLMRHQDQEQAIRILFGEAE; encoded by the coding sequence ATGCTTAGCCAAATCCTTGACCATAAAAAAACAGAAATCCTTGCCTATCAGAAACCAGAGGATCAAAAGCTCCCAAAGCGGCCGTTTTATCAAGCGCTGAAAAATCCGAAACGAACGATCGGACTGATTTCAGAAGTGAAGAAGGCTTCTCCTTCAAAAGGAATTATAAAAGATCTTTTTTCTCCTGAAATTCATGCAAAACAATATGAGCTTGGAGGGGCCGACTGTTTGTCTGTGCTGACTGACAGCAAGTTCTTTAAAGGGGAAAACAGCTATTTGAGTCTTGCAAAGCGTGAAACGAGCTTGCCGGTTCTAAGGAAGGATTTTATCGTGGATCACATTCAAATAGAAGAGTCTGATCTTATCGGTGCTGATGCCATTCTTCTGATTGGAGAAGCGCTGGATCCTTCCTTGCTTGCGGAGCTGTATCATCATGCAAAAGAGCGCGGGATGGATGCTTTAGTAGAAGTCCATTCTGTTCAGATTCTCGAGAGAATTTTAAAAGAGATCTCGCCTGAGCTGATCGGTGTAAACAACCGTGACTTGACCACATTTCAGACAGACATCAGAAGAGCAGGGGAATTTACCGGTTATATCCCAGACGGGTCATTATTAGTAAGTGAAAGCGGAATTCATACAAAAGCTGATCTGGATGCAGTAAAAGAATTCGGTGCACATGCCGTTTTAGTTGGAGAGTCGCTCATGAGGCATCAGGATCAGGAGCAAGCAATAAGAATTCTGTTTGGTGAAGCAGAATGA
- a CDS encoding prephenate dehydrogenase: protein MRNNLFFIGLGLIGGSLAMAVKKEHPSCRIAGYDIEPEQAQLGVTLGVIDEAVLSIEDGAKHADCIILSAPVQQTLLIMDQLSKMTLKKGVIITDVGSTKETIALHANKIFTEDMIFIGGHPMAGSHKSGVSAAKAHLFENAFYVLCDSSEEHAPYIEELKTLFAGTKANFVIMNPKEHDLITGVISHFPHIIAAGLVHQAVQHEEENPLTRRLAAGGFRDITRIASSSPAMWRDILLQNKEHMLQLFDNWLQEMERVRDFLKWEDSSAIYQYFNEAKEFRDGLPVKQQGAIPSFYDLYIDVPDYPGVISEITGYLAKEKISITNIRIIETREDINGVLRISFQREADRERAKNCIAKYTSYGTFFG, encoded by the coding sequence ATGAGAAACAATCTGTTTTTTATTGGACTTGGCCTCATTGGCGGGTCTTTAGCAATGGCGGTAAAAAAAGAACATCCCTCTTGCAGAATTGCGGGGTATGATATTGAACCTGAACAAGCCCAGCTTGGTGTAACGCTGGGTGTGATTGACGAGGCTGTTCTCTCAATTGAGGATGGTGCAAAGCATGCAGACTGTATCATACTGTCTGCACCGGTTCAGCAAACATTGCTAATCATGGATCAATTGAGCAAGATGACTTTGAAAAAAGGAGTCATTATTACGGATGTAGGCAGCACGAAAGAGACGATTGCCCTTCATGCGAATAAGATTTTTACTGAAGATATGATTTTTATAGGCGGGCATCCTATGGCTGGTTCACATAAGTCTGGTGTTTCAGCGGCAAAAGCCCACCTTTTTGAAAATGCATTTTATGTGCTCTGTGATTCAAGCGAAGAGCATGCTCCATACATAGAAGAATTAAAAACCCTATTTGCTGGAACAAAAGCAAATTTTGTCATCATGAATCCTAAGGAACACGACCTGATAACAGGTGTAATCAGTCATTTCCCGCATATTATCGCTGCCGGGCTTGTCCATCAGGCCGTTCAGCACGAAGAAGAAAATCCGCTTACGAGAAGGCTTGCAGCCGGCGGCTTCCGTGATATTACGAGAATTGCTTCAAGCAGTCCGGCAATGTGGCGTGATATTTTGCTTCAAAATAAAGAACATATGCTGCAGCTTTTTGATAACTGGCTTCAGGAAATGGAGCGGGTCCGCGATTTTCTTAAATGGGAAGACAGCAGTGCGATTTATCAATATTTTAATGAAGCAAAGGAATTTCGGGACGGGCTGCCGGTCAAACAGCAGGGAGCCATTCCGTCCTTCTATGATTTGTATATAGACGTACCTGACTATCCTGGTGTGATTTCAGAAATTACCGGATACCTTGCAAAGGAAAAAATAAGCATTACCAATATTAGAATTATCGAAACGAGAGAAGATATTAACGGAGTCCTGCGGATTAGCTTTCAACGGGAAGCAGATCGTGAACGGGCAAAAAATTGTATTGCAAAATACACAAGCTACGGAACGTTTTTTGGCTAG
- the aroA gene encoding 3-phosphoshikimate 1-carboxyvinyltransferase encodes MKLHSSTGLQGEIHIPGDKSISHRAVMFGSVAEGKTVITNFLNGADCLSTISCFKKMGVDITVDGTNVEVNGKGFEGLQEPADILDVGNSGTTTRLILGLLAGTPFHSCLIGDESIAKRPMKRVTEPLKQMGVSIDGRDHGNFTPISIRGGSLRGITFKSNVASAQVKSAILLAGLRTEGELTSVTEPHKSRDHTERMLKSFGAEVEENGLTVSIKGGQALKAAQIEVPGDISSAAFFLAAGAIVPNSKLILRRVGINPTRSGILEVLEQMGAAIKVTEVETASFEPMADLEIQTSDLKGTTISGELIPKLIDEIPIIALMATQAEGKTIIKDAEELKVKETNRIDTVVHELKKLGADIEATEDGMIINGKKPLTGGVEVSSHGDHRIGMMLSIAACLTEKTVELGQAEAINVSYPGFFNDLARVSQ; translated from the coding sequence ATGAAACTACATTCGAGCACAGGATTACAGGGCGAAATTCATATCCCTGGCGATAAATCCATTTCACACAGAGCCGTTATGTTTGGTTCAGTTGCAGAAGGAAAAACGGTTATTACGAATTTTTTAAACGGAGCGGATTGTTTAAGTACCATTTCCTGTTTTAAAAAAATGGGGGTGGACATAACCGTTGACGGGACAAATGTAGAAGTAAACGGCAAAGGGTTTGAAGGTCTTCAGGAACCGGCTGATATTCTCGATGTCGGGAACTCCGGCACAACTACACGCCTCATTCTTGGACTGCTTGCCGGTACACCCTTCCATTCCTGCCTGATTGGTGATGAATCCATCGCCAAACGCCCGATGAAAAGAGTAACAGAGCCTCTTAAGCAAATGGGCGTCTCTATTGACGGAAGAGATCATGGGAACTTTACACCAATCTCCATAAGAGGAGGCAGCTTAAGAGGCATAACATTTAAATCCAATGTAGCAAGTGCCCAGGTGAAATCCGCCATTCTTCTTGCCGGCCTCCGTACAGAAGGAGAATTAACGAGTGTAACAGAGCCGCATAAATCAAGAGATCATACGGAACGAATGCTGAAATCATTTGGTGCAGAAGTCGAAGAAAATGGCTTAACCGTGTCCATTAAAGGCGGACAGGCGCTTAAAGCTGCTCAAATTGAGGTGCCTGGCGATATTTCTTCAGCTGCGTTCTTTTTGGCTGCGGGAGCGATCGTGCCAAACAGTAAACTGATATTGAGAAGGGTGGGCATCAATCCGACCCGTTCCGGAATATTGGAAGTACTTGAGCAGATGGGTGCTGCAATCAAAGTAACCGAAGTGGAAACCGCTTCGTTTGAGCCAATGGCAGATCTTGAAATTCAAACCTCTGACTTAAAAGGAACGACCATATCCGGTGAGCTGATTCCAAAATTAATCGATGAAATTCCAATCATCGCTTTAATGGCTACTCAGGCAGAAGGAAAAACGATCATTAAAGATGCGGAAGAATTAAAGGTAAAAGAAACCAATCGCATTGATACAGTGGTTCATGAATTGAAAAAACTTGGAGCGGATATTGAAGCGACAGAAGACGGGATGATCATCAACGGAAAAAAACCATTAACCGGGGGGGTTGAAGTTTCCAGTCATGGAGATCACCGGATTGGAATGATGCTCTCTATTGCAGCCTGTTTAACTGAAAAAACAGTTGAACTGGGACAGGCTGAAGCGATTAACGTATCATACCCAGGATTTTTTAATGATTTAGCACGGGTCAGTCAATAA
- the trpD gene encoding anthranilate phosphoribosyltransferase, which translates to MKNILSRAVEGTFFTRLEAKEAMLEIMEGQATPSQIASFLSILRLRGETVEEIIGFTEAMKEKMIVIHGLESAVDTCGTGGDHASTFNISTSAAIAASSFGVKVAKHGNRSFTSKSGSADVLEELGIKPLETPREAAAEVEKNHMGFLFAPLYHTSMKHAVNPRKEIGFRTAFNLLGPLANPANASRQVIGVFSDRYAELMAKALCELGTEHALLVTGADGLDEITITDETNVLEVRGGEISRYTISPEEFGMERGNPLDLKAANPKESASLICQAFQNKGPEAVKDIISLNAGAALYTAGYSGSLKEGVRLSKQALISGKALAQLERLQMKKEEKYA; encoded by the coding sequence ATGAAAAACATCCTATCACGAGCCGTTGAAGGTACATTTTTTACGAGACTAGAGGCGAAAGAGGCCATGCTTGAAATCATGGAGGGGCAAGCCACACCAAGCCAGATTGCCAGTTTTTTATCCATCTTAAGATTAAGAGGAGAAACCGTGGAAGAAATCATCGGCTTTACTGAGGCGATGAAAGAAAAAATGATTGTGATCCACGGATTGGAGAGTGCCGTTGATACGTGCGGAACGGGAGGGGATCATGCCTCGACCTTTAACATATCCACGTCTGCTGCCATTGCAGCTTCATCTTTCGGGGTGAAAGTAGCCAAACACGGAAACCGTTCATTCACCTCCAAGAGCGGGAGTGCCGATGTACTGGAAGAATTGGGTATCAAGCCTCTGGAAACCCCTCGGGAGGCAGCGGCAGAAGTGGAAAAAAACCACATGGGATTCCTGTTTGCCCCCCTGTACCATACGTCGATGAAGCATGCAGTTAATCCGAGAAAGGAAATTGGGTTTAGAACGGCCTTTAATCTTCTCGGGCCGCTCGCTAATCCGGCGAATGCTTCAAGACAGGTGATTGGGGTATTCTCAGATCGTTATGCGGAACTGATGGCTAAAGCGCTATGCGAGCTTGGAACCGAACATGCCCTGCTGGTAACGGGAGCAGACGGACTTGACGAAATTACGATCACAGATGAAACGAATGTATTGGAAGTGAGGGGCGGAGAGATATCACGGTATACAATATCTCCTGAGGAATTTGGAATGGAGCGCGGGAATCCGCTTGACTTGAAAGCAGCCAATCCGAAGGAAAGCGCCTCACTTATATGCCAGGCATTTCAAAATAAAGGGCCTGAAGCCGTAAAGGACATTATTTCCTTAAATGCAGGAGCTGCACTTTATACAGCCGGATATTCCGGCAGTCTGAAAGAAGGGGTCCGCTTATCCAAACAAGCCCTCATATCCGGTAAGGCACTTGCACAGCTAGAGAGACTGCAAATGAAAAAGGAGGAGAAATATGCTTAG